A DNA window from Pirellulales bacterium contains the following coding sequences:
- a CDS encoding inositol monophosphatase, which produces MADFLRICEEAARAGGTILLDWADRFAIREKGPADVVTEADLAAQEAIRSIVLGKFPHHEFLGEEDSHHAPTSGNYRWIVDPLDGTMNYVHRVPSYCTSVALALGHELVVGAVYDPVSQECYLAERGCGAFLNGQKIQVSDVTTPGKALVAASFPPQVRRDSPELNTFVQVLLHTQGIRRTGSAALNLCYLACGRFDAFWATETHAWDIAAGMLLVREAGGIMTELDGGSINLDRPRFLAAATQPLHEDMRRILSGSYVPS; this is translated from the coding sequence ATGGCCGATTTTCTAAGGATTTGCGAAGAGGCAGCCCGCGCTGGGGGCACCATCTTGCTCGATTGGGCCGACCGTTTCGCGATCCGCGAAAAAGGGCCCGCCGACGTTGTCACCGAGGCCGATCTCGCCGCGCAGGAAGCCATTCGCTCGATCGTGCTGGGCAAGTTTCCCCACCACGAATTCCTGGGCGAAGAAGACTCGCATCACGCCCCCACGTCGGGCAACTACCGCTGGATCGTCGACCCGCTCGACGGGACCATGAACTACGTGCATCGCGTCCCCAGCTATTGCACGTCGGTGGCGTTGGCGCTCGGGCACGAGTTGGTCGTCGGGGCCGTTTACGATCCGGTTTCGCAGGAGTGCTATCTGGCGGAACGAGGCTGCGGCGCCTTCCTCAACGGCCAGAAGATTCAGGTCAGCGACGTGACGACCCCCGGCAAGGCCCTCGTCGCGGCTAGCTTTCCGCCGCAGGTCCGTCGAGATTCTCCGGAACTCAATACGTTCGTCCAGGTTCTGCTGCACACGCAGGGCATCCGCCGCACCGGCTCGGCCGCGTTGAATCTGTGCTACCTCGCCTGTGGCCGGTTCGACGCCTTTTGGGCGACCGAGACCCATGCCTGGGATATCGCGGCCGGCATGCTGCTGGTGCGCGAGGCCGGCGGCATCATGACCGAGCTCGACGGCGGCTCGATCAACCTCGATCGCCCCCGCTTCCTGGCGGCCGCGACGCAGCCCCTGCACGAAGACATGCGCCGCATTCTGTCGGGCAGCTACGTCCCTTCCTAA
- the rimI gene encoding ribosomal protein S18-alanine N-acetyltransferase, whose protein sequence is MIRRDMPEVLEIENDSFEFPWSEEDFIRCLQQRNCIGMVAEHDEQVVGFMIYELHKSRLHILNFSVGSSARRQHIGTQMVEKLVSKLSHQRRTRIALEVRETNLAAQLFFQKSGFRATSVMRDFYEDTTEDAYIMEYAYQPSETEVGVPVNRIARLAG, encoded by the coding sequence ATGATCCGCCGGGATATGCCCGAGGTGTTGGAAATCGAAAACGACAGTTTCGAGTTTCCCTGGTCGGAAGAAGATTTCATCCGTTGCCTGCAGCAGCGCAACTGCATCGGCATGGTCGCCGAGCACGACGAGCAAGTCGTCGGCTTCATGATCTACGAGCTGCACAAGTCGCGCCTGCACATCCTCAACTTCTCGGTGGGCTCGTCCGCCCGACGTCAGCACATCGGCACGCAAATGGTCGAGAAGCTGGTCAGCAAATTGTCGCATCAGCGACGTACGCGGATCGCCCTCGAGGTGCGCGAGACGAACCTGGCCGCCCAGCTCTTCTTCCAGAAGTCGGGCTTCCGCGCCACGTCCGTGATGCGAGATTTCTACGAGGATACGACCGAGGATGCCTACATCATGGAGTACGCCTACCAGCCTTCCGAGACGGAAGTCGGCGTCCCCGTCAATCGCATCGCTCGACTGGCCGGTTAG
- a CDS encoding YfcE family phosphodiesterase encodes MLLGVVSDTHGHAPFTREAVRMLASLEAERLIHCGDIGSAEIAELLRPWPVDYVLGNVDGSGGELAPAIAVAGGTLHGQFASLELAGRRIALLHGHDSRRLRESIAGGEYDLVCHGHTHERRLEQVGTTLVLNPGAVFRANPRSIALVRLPELEVTHVSL; translated from the coding sequence ATGCTGCTGGGGGTGGTCAGCGACACGCACGGTCATGCCCCCTTTACCCGCGAGGCGGTGCGGATGCTGGCGTCGCTCGAGGCGGAGCGGCTGATCCATTGCGGGGACATCGGTTCGGCCGAAATCGCCGAGTTGCTCCGGCCGTGGCCGGTGGACTACGTGCTGGGCAACGTGGATGGCAGCGGGGGCGAGCTCGCACCCGCCATCGCCGTGGCAGGGGGCACCTTGCACGGGCAGTTTGCGAGCCTGGAACTTGCCGGACGGAGGATTGCGCTATTGCACGGCCACGATAGCCGGCGGCTGCGAGAATCGATCGCGGGAGGCGAGTACGATCTGGTCTGCCACGGGCACACGCACGAGCGGAGGCTCGAGCAGGTGGGCACCACGTTGGTGCTCAACCCGGGCGCCGTATTTCGCGCGAACCCGCGCAGCATCGCCCTCGTGCGGCTGCCAGAGCTGGAAGTCACGCACGTTAGCCTGTAG
- a CDS encoding 1-acyl-sn-glycerol-3-phosphate acyltransferase, translated as MFSDSTTLLFAVGCLLLLGVGLVAAVVIPYSRTRYTWAQAPFFLIHLFYTKIVWRGTISRPLPVQPGQGAIVVSNHVSPIDPAFIQLGMDEVVHWMVAREYSLNPYMAWVFRITKSIPVNRRGIDTAATKMAIRYAREGHVVGIFPEGHINPHPEQKLLLPGRPGAALVALKARVPLIPCYIHGAPYDGTAYGCFLMTARVRTEVGDPIDISEYYGRENEREVLIAITERLMREIARLAGRPDFVPEMAGRKWNHEQFVPQQ; from the coding sequence ATGTTTTCCGACAGCACGACCCTTCTCTTCGCGGTCGGCTGCCTGTTGTTGCTGGGCGTCGGCCTCGTGGCCGCGGTGGTGATTCCCTATAGCCGCACGCGCTATACCTGGGCGCAGGCCCCGTTCTTCCTGATTCACTTGTTCTACACGAAGATCGTCTGGCGCGGCACGATCAGCCGCCCGCTGCCCGTGCAGCCAGGCCAGGGCGCGATCGTCGTTTCGAACCACGTCAGCCCGATCGATCCGGCCTTCATCCAACTCGGCATGGACGAGGTGGTCCACTGGATGGTGGCCCGCGAGTACAGCCTGAACCCTTATATGGCCTGGGTCTTTCGCATCACGAAAAGCATTCCGGTCAATCGCCGTGGCATCGACACGGCCGCCACGAAGATGGCCATTCGCTATGCCCGCGAGGGGCACGTCGTGGGCATCTTCCCTGAAGGACACATCAACCCCCATCCCGAGCAGAAGCTGCTGCTGCCGGGCAGGCCAGGGGCGGCACTCGTCGCGCTCAAGGCCCGCGTTCCCCTCATCCCCTGCTACATCCACGGTGCCCCCTACGACGGCACCGCCTATGGCTGCTTTCTGATGACCGCCCGAGTGCGCACGGAAGTGGGAGACCCGATCGACATCTCCGAGTATTACGGACGCGAGAACGAGCGCGAGGTGCTGATCGCCATCACCGAGCGGCTGATGCGCGAGATCGCACGCCTGGCGGGCCGGCCCGATTTCGTGCCCGAGATGGCCGGCCGCAAGTGGAATCACGAGCAGTTCGTCCCGCAGCAGTAA
- a CDS encoding DUF1080 domain-containing protein: MPRHLVVPLLCLLPAWGAFIVDFARADEGFTPLFNGQDLAGWHGDPRLWSVEDGLVVGTTDEHTIRSNSFLATTQPYKNFVLKAKFKLRNGNSGIQIRSKQHENFVVKGYQADIAEQRYMGILYEEGGRGILRDVDPEKVKPHVKAGEWNEYVITVDGNHITQQLNGFTTVDYTEDSPEGATEGIIALQLHVGPKMRVEFKDVEIKELP, translated from the coding sequence ATGCCTCGCCACCTGGTCGTCCCCCTTCTCTGCCTGCTGCCCGCCTGGGGCGCTTTCATCGTGGATTTCGCCCGAGCGGACGAAGGATTTACCCCCCTGTTCAACGGCCAGGATCTCGCTGGCTGGCACGGCGATCCGCGGCTCTGGTCGGTGGAAGATGGTCTCGTCGTGGGTACGACCGACGAACATACGATCCGCTCGAACTCGTTCCTGGCCACGACCCAGCCCTACAAGAACTTCGTCCTCAAGGCCAAATTCAAGCTGCGCAACGGTAACTCCGGCATTCAGATCCGCAGCAAGCAGCACGAGAACTTCGTCGTCAAGGGTTACCAGGCCGACATTGCCGAGCAGCGCTACATGGGCATCCTCTACGAAGAAGGGGGCCGCGGCATTCTCCGCGATGTCGATCCCGAGAAAGTGAAGCCCCACGTCAAAGCAGGGGAGTGGAACGAGTACGTCATCACCGTCGATGGCAACCACATCACGCAGCAACTGAACGGTTTCACCACGGTCGACTATACCGAGGATTCGCCCGAGGGCGCCACCGAAGGGATCATCGCGCTGCAGCTTCACGTGGGCCCGAAGATGCGCGTCGAGTTCAAGGATGTCGAAATCAAGGAGCTTCCCTGA
- a CDS encoding ATP-grasp domain-containing protein has translation MTEAATRLLLVGASVRAAAQSARRAGFACQACDLFGDADLAPCCQTATIEDYPRGFLAAVAGTDGDGWLYTGGLENYPRLVDRMARIKPLWGNRGDALRRVRDPAVLSELLAKKGLAYPEWRASAQGLPTDGSWLCKGRRSSGGLQVTRWIGNSTTRPANACYFQRYIAGTSGSAVYVAARGKCCWLGASRQLLDGGWSGAESFRYAGSVAPLDIHRDLQDMLATIGEVLAGEFQLAGLFGVDFVLADETVWPVEVNPRLPASVETLERVSGFNAVACHIAACCAGELPSPPRAQGAAGKAIVYARQSLQVSAKTSHTLLETNVSTAWPIVADIPRGGTTIDAGMPIATVFAQAARVEGIEEALRAKQAWLEGMLYERADD, from the coding sequence ATGACCGAGGCGGCAACACGACTCCTGCTCGTTGGCGCCAGTGTCCGTGCGGCGGCGCAATCGGCGCGGCGGGCCGGCTTCGCCTGCCAGGCCTGCGACCTGTTCGGCGATGCCGATCTCGCACCATGTTGTCAAACGGCAACGATCGAAGATTATCCGCGTGGCTTTCTGGCCGCGGTCGCAGGGACGGATGGTGACGGATGGTTGTATACGGGCGGACTGGAGAATTATCCGCGGCTGGTGGATCGCATGGCGCGGATCAAACCGCTCTGGGGCAACCGTGGCGACGCGCTGCGTCGCGTGCGCGATCCGGCCGTGTTGAGCGAGCTGTTGGCGAAGAAAGGCCTGGCGTATCCCGAGTGGCGGGCCTCGGCCCAAGGATTGCCGACGGATGGGAGCTGGCTCTGCAAAGGACGACGTTCGAGCGGTGGACTGCAGGTCACTCGGTGGATCGGCAACAGCACGACGCGCCCGGCGAACGCCTGCTACTTTCAACGCTACATCGCCGGCACTTCAGGCTCCGCGGTGTACGTGGCGGCGCGTGGAAAATGTTGTTGGCTGGGCGCTTCGCGGCAACTCCTCGATGGCGGCTGGAGCGGCGCCGAGTCGTTTCGCTACGCGGGTTCGGTCGCCCCACTTGATATTCATCGCGATCTGCAAGACATGCTCGCCACGATCGGCGAAGTGCTCGCCGGCGAGTTTCAACTCGCGGGGCTGTTTGGCGTCGATTTCGTGCTGGCGGACGAGACCGTCTGGCCCGTCGAGGTGAATCCACGCCTGCCGGCCTCGGTCGAGACGCTCGAGCGCGTCTCCGGGTTCAACGCGGTCGCCTGCCACATTGCCGCGTGTTGCGCAGGAGAGCTGCCCTCCCCGCCACGTGCGCAGGGTGCGGCCGGTAAAGCGATCGTCTACGCGCGGCAGTCCCTGCAGGTGTCGGCGAAAACCAGCCATACACTGCTTGAGACCAACGTGAGCACGGCGTGGCCGATCGTGGCGGATATTCCACGGGGGGGGACCACGATCGACGCAGGCATGCCGATCGCGACGGTATTCGCGCAGGCCGCGCGGGTCGAGGGAATCGAGGAGGCGCTGCGCGCCAAGCAAGCGTGGCTCGAAGGGATGCTCTACGAACGAGCGGACGATTGA
- a CDS encoding VWA domain-containing protein, which produces MRAAPHTAIPCAELDPQQKQRRGAVVVLVAICMVLLFGMVAFALDIGYIVNSQTELKRACDAGALAGAGELVNGGNGVAPTVSQYVGLNYVGNKKIPASDVHVDLGHWDRTARSFKVSNDRPSALKVKVERNNAPLFFARIFGQDNFNIEATSIATYQPRDIMLVLDYSASMNDDSELKSSLGTAAATANLQTIYQQLGSPKYGKMTWPTTTISSTNANTVLKDLGLDKLSYPFSKGSWSEYVDYTMNSITPSSYRKKYGYLTFMDYLLAKRPGSTETPTLWKTDEQPITALKNSVQVLLAYLQEKDTDDQVGLAVYTAADGTAKLESQLTKAYASVEKISRERQAGHYDQYTNIGAGMEKARVELQNRARQGSFRMMVLMTDGIANRPSNEKTAKALVLSEANKAAAARIPIVTISLGAGADTSLMQQVADITGSVHFNVPGNRPISEMEEDLKEVFQQVAADRPLLLVQ; this is translated from the coding sequence ATGCGCGCCGCGCCTCACACGGCCATCCCTTGTGCGGAACTAGATCCTCAACAGAAGCAGCGTCGCGGGGCCGTCGTCGTCCTGGTGGCGATCTGCATGGTGCTGCTCTTCGGCATGGTCGCCTTCGCGCTCGACATCGGCTACATCGTCAACTCGCAGACCGAGCTCAAGCGCGCCTGCGATGCCGGCGCCTTGGCCGGCGCGGGCGAACTGGTGAACGGCGGCAATGGCGTCGCTCCCACCGTCTCGCAGTATGTTGGGCTCAACTACGTCGGGAACAAGAAGATTCCGGCCTCCGACGTCCACGTCGATCTCGGACACTGGGACCGCACGGCGCGCAGCTTCAAGGTCAGCAACGATCGACCCTCGGCGCTGAAGGTGAAGGTCGAACGCAACAACGCGCCCCTCTTCTTCGCCCGCATCTTCGGTCAGGATAATTTCAATATCGAAGCCACGTCGATCGCCACCTACCAGCCGCGCGATATCATGCTCGTGCTCGACTACTCGGCCTCGATGAATGACGACAGCGAGCTGAAATCCTCGCTCGGCACGGCGGCGGCCACCGCCAACCTGCAAACAATCTATCAGCAGTTGGGCAGCCCCAAGTACGGCAAAATGACCTGGCCGACCACGACCATCTCCTCGACGAATGCAAACACCGTGCTCAAGGACTTGGGACTCGACAAGCTCTCCTACCCGTTTTCCAAGGGGAGCTGGTCGGAGTATGTCGACTATACGATGAACAGCATTACCCCCTCCAGTTATCGCAAGAAATACGGCTATCTCACCTTCATGGACTATCTGTTGGCCAAACGCCCCGGCTCGACCGAGACTCCCACGCTCTGGAAAACCGACGAGCAGCCGATCACGGCCCTCAAAAACTCGGTCCAGGTGCTGCTGGCCTACCTGCAAGAGAAGGATACCGATGACCAGGTGGGACTGGCCGTCTACACGGCCGCGGACGGGACGGCCAAACTCGAGAGTCAGTTGACCAAGGCCTATGCCTCGGTCGAGAAGATCTCGCGCGAACGTCAAGCCGGTCATTACGACCAGTACACGAACATCGGCGCCGGCATGGAAAAGGCTCGCGTCGAGCTGCAGAATCGCGCCCGCCAGGGGTCGTTCCGCATGATGGTGCTGATGACCGACGGAATCGCCAATCGCCCCTCGAACGAAAAAACCGCCAAGGCGCTGGTGTTGAGCGAGGCGAACAAGGCCGCCGCCGCACGCATCCCCATCGTCACGATCAGCCTCGGCGCCGGAGCCGATACGAGCCTGATGCAGCAGGTGGCAGACATCACCGGCAGCGTCCACTTCAACGTGCCGGGCAATCGTCCCATCAGCGAAATGGAAGAAGACCTGAAGGAAGTCTTCCAACAAGTGGCGGCCGACCGTCCCTTGCTACTCGTGCAGTAG
- a CDS encoding CAP domain-containing protein, translating into MLTQTVFMAAAMSVTMAVSPEEAPDALALYPVEQAIVQRTNAERARNGLPPLEVDHTLVRSARRHAVWMTRARNMRHTTAPVAENIAMGQRDSREAVRSWMNSSGHRANILSRGHRKIGVAAFRTPEGTIYWCQQFRH; encoded by the coding sequence ATGTTGACTCAAACCGTATTCATGGCCGCGGCGATGTCGGTGACGATGGCCGTCTCGCCCGAGGAAGCGCCCGATGCGTTGGCTCTTTACCCGGTCGAGCAGGCGATCGTGCAACGTACGAATGCCGAGCGAGCGCGAAATGGCCTGCCACCGCTCGAGGTGGATCACACGCTGGTACGCTCCGCTCGCAGGCATGCCGTGTGGATGACCCGCGCGCGCAACATGCGTCACACAACGGCCCCGGTGGCCGAGAACATCGCCATGGGGCAGCGTGACAGTCGCGAGGCGGTACGTTCGTGGATGAATTCCTCGGGGCATCGCGCGAACATTCTCAGCCGCGGACATCGCAAGATCGGAGTCGCCGCGTTCCGCACGCCCGAGGGTACCATCTACTGGTGCCAGCAGTTCCGCCACTGA
- the fae gene encoding formaldehyde-activating enzyme has product MSMFIGEALSGEGNEIAHIDLLIGSKDGPVGVAFANALARQSEGHTNLLAVLTPNLAVKPATVMITKVTIKGMKQAVQMFGPAQAAVAKAVADSVADGVIPKKDAEDLVIVCGVFIHPGAADDKKIYDYNYAATKDAIVNAMQGKPSADEMLAGKDKAAHPFRGF; this is encoded by the coding sequence ATGTCGATGTTCATCGGTGAAGCCCTCAGCGGCGAAGGGAACGAAATCGCTCATATCGACCTGCTGATCGGCAGCAAGGATGGCCCGGTGGGCGTCGCCTTCGCCAACGCGCTGGCCCGTCAGAGCGAAGGCCACACGAACCTGCTGGCCGTGCTCACGCCGAATCTGGCCGTGAAGCCCGCCACCGTCATGATCACCAAGGTCACGATCAAGGGCATGAAGCAGGCCGTGCAGATGTTCGGCCCCGCGCAAGCCGCCGTGGCCAAGGCCGTGGCCGACTCGGTCGCCGACGGTGTCATCCCGAAGAAGGACGCCGAAGATCTCGTCATCGTCTGCGGCGTGTTCATTCACCCGGGCGCTGCCGACGACAAGAAGATCTACGACTACAACTACGCCGCTACCAAGGACGCCATCGTCAACGCGATGCAGGGCAAGCCTTCGGCCGACGAGATGTTGGCCGGCAAGGACAAGGCCGCGCATCCGTTCCGCGGTTTCTAA
- a CDS encoding NAD(P)H-binding protein yields MSKPKILLQIDSDAQPSVFDSVVAVDAGVEHLLRHGSVAPHDVAPLVHGAIFTRGGDDLRSTAIFVGGSRMAEGETLLAAVKRAFFGPMRVSVMLDSNGANTTAAAATLAVARHVDLAQTRSLVLGATGPVGRRVARLLARAGGEVRVGSRSQERAREVCDDVAAHVDAASLTAVATGSAGEVAAALKGCQVVVAAGAAGVELLSVEQRRACDTLRVAVDLNAVPPTGLAGVDVMDRGRLDGQVACYGAIGVGGTKMKIHKAALRRLFEANDLVLDAEEIFTLAQSMAADL; encoded by the coding sequence ATGAGCAAGCCGAAGATCCTGTTGCAGATCGACAGCGACGCGCAGCCCAGCGTGTTCGATAGCGTCGTGGCCGTCGATGCCGGCGTCGAGCACCTGCTGCGCCACGGCAGTGTCGCGCCGCACGATGTGGCGCCGCTGGTGCATGGTGCGATCTTCACCCGGGGGGGCGATGATCTCCGTTCGACGGCGATCTTCGTCGGTGGCTCGCGCATGGCCGAAGGCGAAACGCTCCTCGCCGCCGTGAAACGCGCCTTCTTCGGCCCCATGCGGGTCTCGGTGATGCTCGATTCGAATGGCGCCAATACGACGGCTGCCGCTGCCACGCTCGCCGTGGCGCGGCACGTCGATTTGGCCCAGACCCGTTCGCTGGTGCTCGGCGCGACGGGGCCCGTCGGGCGTCGCGTGGCGCGACTGCTGGCCCGTGCCGGCGGCGAGGTCCGCGTGGGCTCGCGGAGCCAGGAACGTGCCCGCGAGGTCTGCGACGACGTTGCCGCGCACGTCGACGCAGCCAGTCTGACCGCGGTAGCCACCGGTTCGGCGGGCGAAGTTGCGGCCGCGCTCAAGGGCTGCCAGGTCGTGGTGGCCGCCGGCGCCGCCGGGGTAGAACTGCTCTCGGTCGAGCAGCGCCGCGCCTGCGATACCTTGCGCGTGGCGGTCGACTTGAACGCCGTTCCCCCCACGGGGCTCGCTGGCGTCGACGTCATGGACCGCGGGCGGCTCGACGGACAGGTTGCCTGCTACGGCGCGATCGGTGTCGGCGGCACGAAGATGAAGATCCACAAGGCCGCCCTCCGCCGCCTGTTCGAAGCGAACGATCTCGTGCTCGACGCCGAGGAGATATTCACCCTGGCGCAAAGCATGGCGGCGGACCTCTGA
- a CDS encoding molybdopterin-dependent oxidoreductase, with protein sequence MPLPPGQQLVARDKWPVVGERAPLEPAGVWQVEIAGEVAAPLVYDLSALASLPRTEAIIDIHCVTRWSRPGVHFAGVLLADLLSRAQPTAAARYVSFVAHSARAHSTSLPLDDALRLRTLVSLEADGERLPREHGGPVRVVVPERYFYKSLKWLARIELLEQDRLGYWESDAGYHNTADPWREQRFLASSLSRAEMAALLAARDFSARDLLSLDARGHELTGLAARDALLRNADFRDCVLERANFDGANLSNAHFERAMLRGATFRQADLEGADFRGADLRDADLSGASLIAATFCDELQPPLLRATLDRTTKIDPDQLEALTPVQQEFVRQARRP encoded by the coding sequence GTGCCCCTTCCACCCGGCCAGCAACTCGTCGCGCGCGACAAATGGCCCGTCGTCGGCGAGCGCGCCCCGCTCGAGCCAGCCGGCGTGTGGCAAGTCGAGATTGCCGGCGAAGTCGCCGCGCCCCTCGTCTACGATCTTTCGGCTCTGGCCAGTCTGCCGCGTACCGAAGCAATCATCGACATTCACTGCGTGACGCGCTGGTCGAGGCCGGGCGTCCACTTCGCCGGGGTCTTGTTGGCCGATCTGCTATCGCGAGCACAACCCACGGCGGCCGCGCGCTATGTGTCGTTCGTGGCGCACAGCGCCCGCGCGCACAGCACCTCGTTGCCGCTCGACGATGCCTTGCGGTTGCGCACGCTGGTGTCGCTCGAGGCTGACGGCGAGCGCCTGCCGCGCGAGCACGGCGGTCCGGTGCGCGTCGTCGTCCCAGAACGTTATTTCTATAAAAGCCTCAAGTGGCTCGCCCGGATCGAGTTGCTCGAACAAGATCGGCTCGGCTACTGGGAAAGCGACGCCGGCTACCACAACACGGCCGATCCCTGGCGCGAACAGCGCTTCCTGGCCTCGAGCCTGTCGCGCGCGGAAATGGCCGCCCTGCTGGCCGCGCGAGACTTTTCCGCTCGCGACTTGCTGAGCCTCGACGCGCGCGGTCACGAACTCACGGGCCTTGCCGCGCGCGATGCCCTGCTGCGCAATGCCGACTTCCGCGATTGTGTGTTGGAGCGGGCGAATTTCGATGGCGCGAATCTCTCCAACGCCCACTTCGAGCGAGCCATGCTTCGCGGCGCCACGTTTCGCCAGGCTGATCTCGAAGGAGCCGATTTCCGCGGCGCCGATCTGCGCGACGCCGACCTGAGCGGCGCTTCGCTCATCGCCGCCACGTTCTGTGACGAGCTGCAGCCCCCGCTGCTTCGAGCCACGCTCGACCGCACGACGAAGATCGATCCGGACCAACTCGAAGCACTCACGCCCGTACAGCAGGAATTCGTCCGGCAAGCACGCAGGCCGTGA
- a CDS encoding YraN family protein: protein MELHAILSAWRRRWFPQRTLGERGERAAERYLRRRGHKIVARRQRSPIGELDLVTVDGRTVVFVEVKTRESHAAGHPAEAVDLAKQQRLTRLAALFLKRHDLLDCSSRFDVIAVTWPEGARRPTIEHFEHAFEATGNASG from the coding sequence ATGGAACTTCACGCCATATTATCGGCCTGGCGGCGGCGTTGGTTTCCCCAGCGCACGCTTGGCGAACGTGGCGAACGCGCCGCCGAGCGGTATCTGCGGCGGCGGGGTCATAAGATCGTCGCCCGCCGCCAGCGTTCGCCGATTGGCGAACTGGATCTCGTGACGGTCGACGGGCGGACCGTGGTCTTTGTCGAGGTGAAGACCCGCGAATCGCACGCGGCGGGACATCCCGCCGAGGCGGTCGATCTCGCCAAGCAGCAGCGGCTGACGCGCCTGGCGGCGCTGTTCCTCAAGCGGCACGATCTGCTCGACTGCTCCTCGCGGTTCGACGTCATCGCCGTGACCTGGCCCGAGGGAGCGCGCCGGCCCACGATCGAGCACTTCGAGCACGCCTTCGAAGCTACCGGCAACGCCTCTGGTTGA
- the rplS gene encoding 50S ribosomal protein L19: MSQQVLKLVEQSSLRGDVPEFAIGDTVDVHTRILEGNKERIQIFNGVVIARAGSGSRETFTVRRIVQGEGVERKFPLHSPRVAKIEVKRSGVVRRAKLYFLRERVGKAVRLQERRVRDRKAEGAAAK; encoded by the coding sequence ATGAGTCAGCAAGTGCTTAAGCTCGTCGAACAGTCGAGCCTGCGTGGCGATGTGCCCGAGTTCGCCATCGGCGACACGGTCGACGTCCACACGCGCATTCTGGAAGGCAATAAAGAGCGCATCCAGATTTTCAACGGCGTGGTGATTGCCCGGGCCGGTTCGGGCAGCCGCGAGACGTTCACGGTGCGGCGCATCGTGCAGGGGGAAGGGGTCGAGCGCAAGTTTCCGCTCCACTCGCCGCGCGTGGCCAAGATCGAAGTGAAGCGCAGCGGCGTGGTGCGCCGCGCGAAGCTGTACTTCCTCCGCGAGCGCGTCGGCAAGGCCGTCCGCCTGCAAGAACGCCGCGTGCGCGATCGCAAGGCCGAAGGCGCAGCGGCGAAGTAG